From a single Brassica oleracea var. oleracea cultivar TO1000 chromosome C5, BOL, whole genome shotgun sequence genomic region:
- the LOC106295004 gene encoding cullin-3A codes for MSNQKKRNFQIEAFKHRVVVDPKYADKTWQILERAIHQIYNQDASGLSFEELYRNAYNMVLHKFGDKLYTGFIATMTAHLKDKSKLIEAAQGGSFLEELNKKWNEHNKALEMIRDILMYMDRTYIESTKKPHVHPMGLSLWRDNVVHSPKIHSRLLNTLLDLVHKERTGEVIDRGLVRNVTKMFMDLGESVYQDDFEKPFLDASSEFYKVESQEFIESCDCGDYLKKAEKRLTEEIDRVGHYLDAKSEDKITSVVEKEMIANHMQRLVLMENSGLVTMLLNDKYEDLGRMYNLFRRVTNGLATVRDVMTSHLREMGKQLVTDPEKSKDPVEFVQRLLDERDKYDKITSTAFGNDKTFQNASNSSFEYFINLNARSPEFISLFVDDKLRKGLKGIADADVEVVLDKVMMLFRYLQEKDVFEKYYKQHLAKRLLSGKTVSDDAEKSLIVKLKTECGYQFTSKLEGMFTDMKTSEDTMRGFYGSHPELSEGPTLIVQVLTTGSWPTQPAVPCNLPAEVSVLCEKFRSYYLGTHTGRRLSWQTNMGTADIKAIFGKGQKHELNVSTFQMCVLMLFNNSDRLSYKEIEQATEIPAPDLKRCLQSLACVKGKNVIKKEPMSKDIGEEDLFCVNDKFTSKFYKVKIGTVVAQKETEPEKQETRQRVEEDRKPQIEAAIVRIMKSRKILDHNNIIAEVTKQLQPRFLANPTEIKKRIESLIERDFLERDNTDRKLYRYLA; via the exons ATGAGTAATCAGAAGAAGAGGAATTTCCAGATTGAGGCGTTCAAGCACCGCGTCGTCGTGGATCCCAAATACGCCGATAAAACCTGGCAGATTCTCGAGCGTGCGATTCATCAGATTTACAATCAAGATGCTAGCGGCCTCAGCTTCGAAGAGCTTTACAG GAACGCGTACAACATGGTTCTGCACAAGTTTGGCGATAAGCTCTACACCGGCTTTATCGCCACCATGACTGCTCATCTCAAGGACAAGTCCAAGCTCATCGAGGCTGCTCAGGGAGGATCGTTTCTTGAAGAGCTCAACAAGAAATGGAACGAGCACAACAAAGCGTTGGAAATGATACGGGACATCCTCATGTACATGGACAGAACCTACATCGAGAGCACCAAGAAGCCTCACGTTCATCCCATGGGGCTTAGTTTGTGGAGGGACAACGTGGTGCATTCCCCTAAGATTCACTCGAGGCTTCTGAACACACTTCTTGATCTAGTCCATAAGGAACGCACTGGTGAGGTTATTGACAGAGGGTTGGTGAGGAATGTTACCAAGATGTTTATGGACTTGGGAGAGTCTGTGTATCAGGATGATTTTGAGAAGCCCTTTTTGGATGCTTCTTCCGAGTTTTACAAGGTTGAGTCTCAGGAGTTTATTGAGTCTTGTGATTGTGGGGATTACCTGAAGAAAGCTGAGAAACGTCTGACTGAGGAGATAGATAGGGTAGGACACTACTTGGATGCCAAGAGTGAAGACAAGATTACTAGTGTGGTTGAGAAAGAGATGATTGCTAACCACATGCAGAGGCTGGTTCTCATGGAGAATTCAGGTCTCGTTACTATGCTTCTGAATGATAAGTATGAGGATTTGGGTAGGATGTACAACTTGTTCCGCAGGGTTACCAACGGTCTTGCTACCGTCAGAGACGTTATGACCTCGCATCTAAGGGAAATGGGGAAGCAGCTTGTTACTGATCCGGAGAAGTCCAAGGATCCGGTGGAGTTCGTGCAGCGGCTATTGGACGAGCGGGATAAGTATGACAAAATCACCAGCACCGCGTTTGGTAATGATAAAACGTTTCAGAACGCGTCGAATTCTTCGTTTGAGTATTTCATCAACTTGAATGCTCGTTCTCCTGAGTTCATCTCCTTGTTCGTTGATGACAAGCTACGGAAAGGACTTAAGGGTATCGCAGACGCGGATGTGGAGGTCGTCCTTGATAAAGTCATGATGCTGTTCCGCTACTTACAAGAGAAAGATGTGTTTGAGAAGTACTACAAGCAGCATTTGGCTAAAAGGCTTCTCTCCGGCAAAACCGTGTCAGATGACGCAGAGAAAAGTCTGATAGTGAAACTAAAGACGGAATGTGGATATCAGTTCACTTCGAAATTGGAAGGCATGTTCACTGACATGAAGACTTCAGAGGACACAATGAGAGGGTTTTACGGCAGTCACCCTGAGCTTTCAGAAGGACCAACGCTTATTGTTCAGGTTCTTACAACTGGTTCATGGCCCACACAGCCTGCAGTACCTTGTAATCTCCCAGCTGAAGTTTCGGTTCTCTGCGAGAAGTTCCGCTCTTATTACCTTGGAACCCATACCGGTAGGAGATTGTCTTGGCAAACTAACATGGGCACAGCCGATATCAAAGCAATCTTTGGAAAAGGTCAGAAACATGAACTCAACGTGTCGACTTTCCAGATGTGTGTCCTCATGCTTTTCAACAACTCCGATCGTCTCAGCTACAAGGAGATCGAACAGGCTACTGAAATCCCAGCACCAGATCTGAAACGTTGCTTGCAATCGCTAGCGTGTGTAAAAGGCAAAAACGTGATAAAGAAAGAACCGATGAGCAAAGACATAGGAGAAGAAGATCTGTTTTGTGTGAACGACAAGTTCACAAGCAAGTTTTACAAAGTGAAGATTGGAACAGTTGTTGCACAAAAGGAGACAGAGCCGGAGAAGCAAGAGACGAGACAGAGAGTGGAGGAAGACAGGAAACCTCAGATTGAAGCAGCGATTGTGAGGATCATGAAGTCTAGGAAAATACTGGATCACAACAACATAATAGCGGAGGTGACTAAACAGTTACAGCCACGGTTCTTGGCTAACCCGACCGAGATAAAGAAGAGGATCGAGTCGCTCATTGAACGTGATTTCTTGGAAAGGGATAATACGGACCGGAAACTTTACCGCTATTTAGCCTAA
- the LOC106344599 gene encoding origin of replication complex subunit 6-like yields MDISDILVVRKAAEIRRLCDAQFDSSVIGVGEICKAVICLEMAASRLQVIFDRQAAIKLSGMSEKAYTRSFNSLQNVIGVKIKLNVKELAIQFGCVRIIKSVHNMLSLYKERFLASLPASRRANADFTRPVFTAAAFYLCAKKQKLKVDKLRLVEVCGTSESEFSCVSTSMTDLCFDCVGVSKEKKDAKDVKGNRELLDVLPEKRKLEDGGYSSDDESSCYKRHKKMEEAKYEDWKSTVVNSIKKNPEKGPKKVIQTSLNFTKKAETQELQVDS; encoded by the exons ATGGATATCTCCGACATA CTTGTGGTCCGAAAAGCTGCCGAGATTCGACGTCTCTGTGATGCCCAGTTCGATTCATCCGTCATCGGCGTT GGTGAGATCTGTAAAGCTGTGATCTGTCTTGAAATGGCAGCGTCTAG GTTGCAGGTTATTTTCGACAGACAAGCAGCGATTAAGTTGAGTGGCATGTCTGAAAAGGCATACACGAGATCATTCAATAGCCTCCAAAACGTTATCGGAGTCAA GATTAAGCTCAATGTTAAAGAGCTTGCGATTCAGTTTGGGTGCGTTAGGATCATTAAATCAGTGCACAACATGCTATCTTT GTATAAAGAGAGGTTTCTTGCGTCGCTACCAGCGTCAAGACGGGCGAATGCTGATTTCACTAGACCTGTATTTACCGCTGCTGCTTTCTATTTGTGTGCTAAAAAGCAGAAG CTTAAGGTAGATAAGCTTAGGTTGGTTGAAGTTTGTGGAACTTCAGAATCTGAATTCTCTTGT GTGTCTACATCCATGACAGACCTTTGCTTTGACTGTGTTGGGGTCTCCAAGGAGAAGAAAGATGCAAAAGACGTTAAAGGAAACAGAG AGTTGCTTGATGTGTTACCTGAAAAGAGGAAACTAGAGGACGGTGGATATTCATCTGATGATGAG TCTTCGTGCTACAAAAGACACAAGAAGATGGAGGAGGCTAAGTACGAGGATTGGAAATCAACCGTTGTTAATTCGATCAAGAAAAATCCAGAGAAAG GACCTAAGAAAGTTATACAGACCAGTCTCAATTTCACAAAGAAGGCTGAGACACAAGAGTTGCAAGTTGATTCATAG